A single window of Mangifera indica cultivar Alphonso chromosome 18, CATAS_Mindica_2.1, whole genome shotgun sequence DNA harbors:
- the LOC123201507 gene encoding uncharacterized protein LOC123201507: MENGYGYFRQGSGVWRSLTEGDFEEEDVWAVLKERGDPTITSKVSQFINSEFEPSMAVKRRLPSATRMIPKTAGYGGNTSSSSNSNSPEATKLQSSAPVKIPYWSKFNGLHHHHHHRHHKSKKSSKNVHDDDDDEDDDHDGDGDGSKVPPHEFIARRQARSQISSFSVFEGVGRTLKGRDLSKVRNAVLTRTGFLEI; the protein is encoded by the coding sequence ATGGAGAACGGCTATGGCTACTTCAGGCAAGGAAGTGGAGTATGGAGATCTTTAACCGAAGGagattttgaagaagaagacgTGTGGGCTGTTCTCAAAGAAAGAGGAGACCCAACAATTACTTCAAAAGTTAGCCAATTTATCAACTCTGAATTCGAACCGTCCATGGCCGTTAAACGGCGCCTCCCTTCCGCCACTAGAATGATCCCAAAAACCGCCGGCTACGGTGGAAACACCAGTAGCAGCAGCAACAGCAACAGCCCGGAAGCCACAAAGCTTCAATCATCAGCCCCTGTGAAAATCCCCTATTGGTCAAAATTTAATggcctccaccaccaccaccaccaccgccaccaCAAGTCAAAGAAATCCTCTAAGAATGttcatgatgatgatgatgacgaagATGACGACCatgatggtgatggtgatggtTCAAAGGTGCCTCCACATGAGTTCATTGCGAGAAGGCAGGCAAGGAGTCagatttcttcattttcagtGTTCGAAGGAGTTGGGAGGACACTCAAAGGGAGGGATCTTAGCAAAGTGAGAAATGCTGTTTTGACAAGAACTGGTTTTCttgagatataa